From a region of the Octopus sinensis linkage group LG18, ASM634580v1, whole genome shotgun sequence genome:
- the LOC115221516 gene encoding calmodulin-beta-like gives MYCKELMTSGPNAKMLTKSQVRHPEKELKELREAFRFLDINGDGTVSVHELRTIMHSLGHFPSTEELRQVLRDHNFTGDGFLTFDEFVGTMASYVGFSTSDHDKELRETFKYFDRSGRGFISADDLRTVLECLGEDITEEELEEMIAEVDINGDGRIDFEEFIACLKEHDDHRRWSVSVDLSPDNRTLK, from the exons atgtattgcaaAGAGTTAATGACTTCAGGACCAAACGCAAAAATGTTG acgAAATCTCAAGTTAGACACCCAGAAAAAGAATTGAAAG agCTTCGCGAAGCCTTTCGATTCTTGGACATCAATGGGGATGGAACAGTATCTGTCCATGAACTTCGCACAATTATGCACAGTCTTGGGCATTTCCCATCAACTGAGGAGTTGAGACAGGTACTCCGAGATCACAATTTCACAG GTGACGGCTTTTTGACATTTGATGAATTTGTTGGCACGATGGCTAGTTATGTTGGATTTTCAACATCAGACCATGACAAGGAACTTCGGGAAACATTCAAG tATTTTGACCGATCAGGGCGAGGTTTCATTTCTGCCGACGACCTTCGAACCGTTCTTGAATGTCTTGGAGAAGATATAACTGAAGAAGAac TCGAAGAGATGATAGCAGAGGTGGACATTAACGGCGATGGAAGGATTGATTTCGAAG AATTTATCGCTTGCCTAAAAGAACATGATGACCACCGGCGGTGGTCAGTCAGTGTTGACTTATCTCCAGACAATCGGACTCTGaaataa